In Falco naumanni isolate bFalNau1 chromosome 5, bFalNau1.pat, whole genome shotgun sequence, the following are encoded in one genomic region:
- the NAMPT gene encoding nicotinamide phosphoribosyltransferase isoform X2, with protein MECAAAGAEFNILLATDSYKVTHYKQYPPNTSKVYSYFECREKKTENSKLRKVKYEETVFYGLQYILNKYLKGKVVTKEKIKEAKEVYREHFQDDVFNEKGWNYILEKYDGHLPIEIKAVPEGSVIPRGNVLFTVENTDPECYWLTNWIETILVQSWYPITVATNSREQKKILAKYLLETSGSLEGLEYKLHDFGYRGVSSQETAGIGASAHLVNFKGTDTVAGIALIKKYYGTKDPVPGYSVPAAEHSTITAWGKDHEKDAFEHIVTQFSSVPVSVVSDSYDIYNACERIWGDDLRHIIEARSPEAPLIIRPDSGNPLDTVLKVLEILGKKFPITENSKGYRLLPPYLRVIQGDGVDINTLQEIVEGMKKNKWSIENIAFGSGGALLQKLTRDLLNCSFKCSYVVTNGLGVNVFKDPVADPNKRSKKGRLSLHRTPAGDYVTLEEGKGDLEEYGQDLLHTVFKNGKVTKSYSFDEVRQNARLKNSELETASH; from the exons ATGGAGTGCGCTGCGGCGGGGGCCGAGTTCAACATCCTCCTCGCTACCGACTCCTACAAG GTTACACACTACAAGCAATATCCACCTAACACAAGCAAAGTATATTCCTACTTTGAATGTCGTgaaaagaagactgaaaattCCAAATTAAGGAAAGTGAAATatgaagaaactgttttttatGGTTTGCAGTACATTCTGAACAAATACTTAAAAG GTAAAGTGGTGACCAAAGAGAAAATCAAGGAAGCCAAAGAAGTATATAGGGAGCATTTTCAAGATGATGTCTTCAACGAAAAGGGATGGAACTATATTCTGGAG AAATACGATGGCCATCTTCCTATAGAAATAAAGGCTGTTCCTGAGGGCTCTGTAATTCCCAgaggaaatgttcttttcacAGTGGAAAACACAGATCCAGAGTGCTACTGGCTCACAAATTGGATTGAG acTATTCTTGTGCAGTCGTGGTATCCAATAACAGTGGCTACAAACTCTAGAGAGCAGAAAAAGATTTTGGCCAAATATTTGCTAGAGACTTCTGGCAGCTTAGAAGGACTGGAGTATAAACTACATGACTTCGGTTACAGAGGAGTTTCTTCCCAAGAG ACTGCAGGAATAGGAGCTTCAGCTCATTTGGTGAACTTCAAAGGAACAGACACTGTAGCAGGAAttgcattaattaaaaagtaCTATGGTACAAAAGATCCGGTTCCAGGATATTCTGTTCCAGCTGCTGAACACAG TACCATAACAGCTTGGGGGAAAGATCatgaaaaagatgcttttgaaCACATAGTGACACAGTTTTCTTCAGTGCCTGTATCTGTGGTTAGTGACAGCTATGACATTTACAATGCTTGTGAAAGAATATGGGGTGATGACTTAAGGCATATAATTGAAGCCCGAAGTCCAGAGGCACCGCTTATCATTAGACCAGATTCTGGGAATCCCCTTGACACTGTTTTAAAG GTCTTGGAGATCTTGGGGAAGAAGTTTCCCATTACGGAGAATTCAAAAGGCTACAGGTTGCTGCCACCATATCTCAGAGTTATTCAGGGGGATGGTGTGGATATCAACACATTGCAGGAG ATTGTGGAAGGAATGAAGAAGAATAAATGGAGCATTGAGAATATTGCCTTTGGATCTGGTGGAGCTTTGTTGCAGAAACTAACCAGAGATCTCTTAAACTGTTCCTTCAAATGTAGTTATGTGGTGACCAACGGTCTCGGG GTAAATGTCTTCAAGGATCCAGTTGCTGATCCGAACAAAAGGTCAAAGAAAGGACGACTGTCACTGCATAGGACACCTGCTGGAGATTATGTGACACTTGAAGAAGGCAAGGGAGATCTCGAAGAGTATGGGCAG GATCTCCTTCATACAGTATTTAAGAATGGAAAGGTAACGAAATCATACTCATTTGATGAAGTAAGACAAAATGCCAGGCTGAAGAACAGTGAACTAGAAACGGCGTCTCACTAA
- the NAMPT gene encoding nicotinamide phosphoribosyltransferase isoform X1, with translation MECAAAGAEFNILLATDSYKVTHYKQYPPNTSKVYSYFECREKKTENSKLRKVKYEETVFYGLQYILNKYLKGKVVTKEKIKEAKEVYREHFQDDVFNEKGWNYILEKYDGHLPIEIKAVPEGSVIPRGNVLFTVENTDPECYWLTNWIETILVQSWYPITVATNSREQKKILAKYLLETSGSLEGLEYKLHDFGYRGVSSQETAGIGASAHLVNFKGTDTVAGIALIKKYYGTKDPVPGYSVPAAEHSTITAWGKDHEKDAFEHIVTQFSSVPVSVVSDSYDIYNACERIWGDDLRHIIEARSPEAPLIIRPDSGNPLDTVLKVLEILGKKFPITENSKGYRLLPPYLRVIQGDGVDINTLQEGMLVEQIVEGMKKNKWSIENIAFGSGGALLQKLTRDLLNCSFKCSYVVTNGLGVNVFKDPVADPNKRSKKGRLSLHRTPAGDYVTLEEGKGDLEEYGQDLLHTVFKNGKVTKSYSFDEVRQNARLKNSELETASH, from the exons ATGGAGTGCGCTGCGGCGGGGGCCGAGTTCAACATCCTCCTCGCTACCGACTCCTACAAG GTTACACACTACAAGCAATATCCACCTAACACAAGCAAAGTATATTCCTACTTTGAATGTCGTgaaaagaagactgaaaattCCAAATTAAGGAAAGTGAAATatgaagaaactgttttttatGGTTTGCAGTACATTCTGAACAAATACTTAAAAG GTAAAGTGGTGACCAAAGAGAAAATCAAGGAAGCCAAAGAAGTATATAGGGAGCATTTTCAAGATGATGTCTTCAACGAAAAGGGATGGAACTATATTCTGGAG AAATACGATGGCCATCTTCCTATAGAAATAAAGGCTGTTCCTGAGGGCTCTGTAATTCCCAgaggaaatgttcttttcacAGTGGAAAACACAGATCCAGAGTGCTACTGGCTCACAAATTGGATTGAG acTATTCTTGTGCAGTCGTGGTATCCAATAACAGTGGCTACAAACTCTAGAGAGCAGAAAAAGATTTTGGCCAAATATTTGCTAGAGACTTCTGGCAGCTTAGAAGGACTGGAGTATAAACTACATGACTTCGGTTACAGAGGAGTTTCTTCCCAAGAG ACTGCAGGAATAGGAGCTTCAGCTCATTTGGTGAACTTCAAAGGAACAGACACTGTAGCAGGAAttgcattaattaaaaagtaCTATGGTACAAAAGATCCGGTTCCAGGATATTCTGTTCCAGCTGCTGAACACAG TACCATAACAGCTTGGGGGAAAGATCatgaaaaagatgcttttgaaCACATAGTGACACAGTTTTCTTCAGTGCCTGTATCTGTGGTTAGTGACAGCTATGACATTTACAATGCTTGTGAAAGAATATGGGGTGATGACTTAAGGCATATAATTGAAGCCCGAAGTCCAGAGGCACCGCTTATCATTAGACCAGATTCTGGGAATCCCCTTGACACTGTTTTAAAG GTCTTGGAGATCTTGGGGAAGAAGTTTCCCATTACGGAGAATTCAAAAGGCTACAGGTTGCTGCCACCATATCTCAGAGTTATTCAGGGGGATGGTGTGGATATCAACACATTGCAGGAG GGGATGCTGGTAGAACAG ATTGTGGAAGGAATGAAGAAGAATAAATGGAGCATTGAGAATATTGCCTTTGGATCTGGTGGAGCTTTGTTGCAGAAACTAACCAGAGATCTCTTAAACTGTTCCTTCAAATGTAGTTATGTGGTGACCAACGGTCTCGGG GTAAATGTCTTCAAGGATCCAGTTGCTGATCCGAACAAAAGGTCAAAGAAAGGACGACTGTCACTGCATAGGACACCTGCTGGAGATTATGTGACACTTGAAGAAGGCAAGGGAGATCTCGAAGAGTATGGGCAG GATCTCCTTCATACAGTATTTAAGAATGGAAAGGTAACGAAATCATACTCATTTGATGAAGTAAGACAAAATGCCAGGCTGAAGAACAGTGAACTAGAAACGGCGTCTCACTAA